DNA sequence from the Nerophis lumbriciformis linkage group LG10, RoL_Nlum_v2.1, whole genome shotgun sequence genome:
ATTAAATCTTTCCAGTCCCTGTGCCAGTTTAAATCCTGACTAAAAACATGGTTTCCCCCTTGCGTTCAAATTCAGTTAGGAaggatattttagtcatttattatttaagatattgtatttatttattgtaatgtattatttgtattttatttagtatTCTTTTGTGTGCTTCTTTTAAGATACAATTGCTATTATAGTATTGTATTCATCCCGCTGTGTTAAAAtgtacatttgattttgtttttcacaattttttattGGTGTTGGTCAACTGCAGTGGTTTTTAAATGTACTACATGAATAAAACAGAACTTGACTGTCTTGTTAAAAGAGAGCCATTACAAACGTGTTGGAATCGGGCAAAGCGAGACAAGCTCACTTTGTGAAACCGAAAAGATCTTATCTTACCTCATTTTTGCCATCTCCAGTAAAGTCACAAAGCACAAGCGATCTCACATTATCTCCAGTGACCTTGGAAAAATGTAGCATACATTCCAGaataaattttaaatgaattttttGAATGTCGATAAAAGAATATGTCAATTGTTTAAcaaagtcaatttaaaaaatagagataTATCTAAAATGTTTTAAATCGGTTCTTACAGTCCAGAAGAGGTCATTGCCCTGAGAGTCAAAGCCTTGTATGGCGCAGTTGCCTCCGATGATGGAAAGAGGATTGGGTATGTCCCCAAGCTTTCCCAGCACTATTGCATTCGCCCCATCGGACACCTACACATGCAAAAGGACAATGTGAATGATTAGAAAAATCAACAAGTTGTGAAAAATTACAACCATAGGACTCTTTCTTTAAGTTTTAATTACTCACCTCTTTATAGAATATGTCTGCATTGTCATGGACATCATAGGCCAGCAGGTTGGTCTGCGATCCCACCAGCAGTTTGTCACCGGTGGAGTTTGGGCCCAGAGTACCCGCAGTCAGACATGTGACTGCCTGGTTGATGTTGAGCAAAGAGATGTCCGAATCATGCGTGCTTTGGCTCAGTCGGTGAGATGTTGGTCTTTGAGTGCGGGTGTGAGGGTTGTGGATAAAAACCTTGTACAAGACATCACAAAAAACGGTTTAGATTGaatgaaaatacaaaccccgtttccatatgagttgggaaattgtgttagatgtaaatataaacggaatacaatgattttcaaatccttttcaaccgatattcaattgaatgcactacaaggacaagatatttgatgttcaaactcataaactgtattttttttttgcaaataataattaacttagaatttaatggctgcaacacgtgccaaagtagttgggaaagggcatgttcaccactgtgttacatggcctttccttttaacaacactcagtaaatgtttgggaactgaggagacacattttttaagcttctcaggtggaattctttcctattcttgcttgatgtacagcttaagttgttcaacagtccgggggtctccgttgtggtattttaggcttcataatgtgccacacattttcattgggagacagatctggactacaggcaggccagtctagtacccgcactcttttactatgaagttgatgtaacacgtggcttggcattgtcttgctgaaataagcaggagcgtccatggtaacgttgcttggatggcaacatatgttgctccaaaacctgtatgtacctttcagcattaatggcgccttcacagatgtgtaagttacccatgtcttgggcactaatacacccccatactatcacagatgctggcttttcaactttgcgcctataacaatccggatggttcttttcctctttggtccggaggacacgacgtccacaatttccaaaaccaatttgaaatgtggactcgtcagaccacagaacacttttccactttgtatcagtccatcttagatgagcgaagccgacggcgtttctgggtgttgttgataaacggttttcaccttgcataggagagttttaacttgcacttacagatgtagcgaccgactgtagttactgacagtgggtttctgaagtgtttctgagcccatgtggtgatatcctttacacactgatgtcgtttgttgatgcagtacagcctgagggatcgaaggtcactggcttagctgcttacgtgcagtgatttctccagattctctgaaccctttgatgatattacggaccgtagatggtgaaatccctaaattccttgcaattgctggttgagaaaggtttttcttaaactgttcaacaatttgctcacgcatttgttgacaaagtggtgaccctcgccccatccttgtttgtgaatgactgagcatttcatggaatctacttttacacccaatcatggcacccacctgttcccaatttgcctgttcacctgtgggatgttccaaataagtgtttgaagagcattcctcaactttatcagtatttattgccacctttcccaacttctatgtcacgtgttgctggcatcaaattctaaagttaatgattatttgcaaaaaaaaaaaaatgtttatcagtttgaacatcaaatatgttatgttgtttttgtagcatattcaactgaatatgggttgaaaatgatttgcaaatcattgtattccgtttatatttacgtctaacacaatttcccaactcatatggaaatggggtttgtataatgtTTAATAACAAAATACTCTCAAGAAACAGGGGAAATGTGTTAATGGTCACCTTTCCTGCTTGTGTGGCTGCAGTGAGGCATGGATGGACCCCATCAAATTTCCCTATAGTCACCATGCGTGGGTTTATTTTATGGCTCAGATTAAGCGTAAAAATAGGGACCAACATGATGCATATGCTCCTTCCTAAACAAATGACgcaaaaaacatgactttgataACAAACCAAATACATTACAATCTCATAGCACAGCATGTTAGCAAGTGACAATGCATGATTTTGCAGCACTAATTTAATTACGAGATTGGAGTTATGTTGCCTAGCAACAAAAAGTGTCACGCCAAAGCTCGTTCAACTAGCGATAATCTCCTGTAGTTTGGGCAACAACAATCCTACAGCAATAGTAAACAGAATGCAATACATATGTTTTTGCCATGATACAAAACTGCATCGAAAACAACTAGTCACAGCTAATAACAGTACCATTTGCCTTCAGTGGTTTAAAAGAAGCTAGCATAGCGAGCTAGCGCGAACGACGCTAACTAAAAAAAACTACGAgttaaaaaacaagaaaatacgAGCACATACATACCGGCCCTCCAGATGTGTAACAAAATCTAAATCATATAACAACGTTTTGTAAATTAATGAGGGATTCGGTACTATTGAAGACGACACTGAAAGGAAGATAATTGTACAAGTAGATTTTCTCAGCCACTTCCGGtttgtttttccaaaataaaggtTGAAAATGACATGTGGCGCATGAAGGTAAAACCACCAGCAGGGGGATGTATGTAAAATGCTGTTTATTTGTAGAAAAGTCATTTGAAAGCAATCAGGCTCATGTTATTTTTGGCATATGTATTCTTAATGTTgacaaaaacgtattttttttaataaatacatgttaaactCAGGTCACCCTTTGTATAAAATTCTATAACATTTTATAACATTagagattgtttttttttaactttcatatgGCATGGAGACATATTCAATTTTTCGGTTGAACACTAAACTCACAACTTTAGTGatagttaaatgtttttttctccaaGTGTTTGTCTGGCATTTGAAGCCAGGACTTCTACCCCTTGACCAGGGTGTCCGAAATGCAGCCAAAAGGTCGTTATTGGTCCACTGCTTGGGCATTATTGGAAAATGCCATGAATTAaaagctgtttgcaacatttacacaaatatggagagggtgccaactttttttttctccatttttttttatctccttcattgatgtgcatctttgatcaatagacaattaaacctcagcAACTAAACAGAGGGCACCAACTTTCTTTGTATTGTTTATTCTgtgcagtggtggtcaaccaagctaaggtggctgttgtacagcaagcagcgtgcACACTATCTGAGTACACTATTGATTCCTGCAAAAAACTGATATGAGAAAacatctaactatgcaatggaatatatCCCtatagacctgctcagtggccttgtggttagagtgtccgccctgagatttgatttgatttttgatttttattaaggatccccattagctggttgcctcaacaacccactagtcttcctggggtccacaattcaatacaagtacaagtaaaagcatatatttataactacacaatacagaaaaaaaaataaaagcatcaataagaaaacaagcaaacaatttacagacacagaataataattaccatataaatataactacacaatataaaaaccaaacaaatcatcaacgagcaaactaaattaaagactcagataaaatattactctttttaaaaataaaagattcgtaggtcgtgagttcaaacgccagccgagtcataccaaagacaataaaaacggcacccattacctccctgcttggcactcagcattaagggttggaattgggggttaaatcaccaaaatgattcccgagcgcggccaccgctgcagcttacttctcccctcacctcccaggggatggaacaaggagatgggtcaaatgcagagggtaatttcaccacacctagtgtgtgtgtgactatcagtggtacttttacgttaactttaactttactttatcaAAACAAAAGGATTTGTCACGTGATAAAGGATTATTCGTCGGTGGGGTTTCCAAACATATCGAATTGTCATGTGCTCCAACATCATTATACAGTTGAAAACTTGGgaaaggtctacaacttctttgcatGTGGCTGGTTCAAcgacattggtatcaagacttaACTTTGTGTCCACTGCCATCCCTGCAGGCAAGACATtgacacaacattgattatacatccGTGTTCTTCAAAGCTGACTTTGaatcaacgttgcaaaatagttgtttttgtaaattgagacacacgttggttgggaaatgaccaaatttcaatggtcatatcaacgtcacaacctgcccTTGAATAAACGTCAGCAAAAAGCATCTTGTTTAAATGCTACGTTTGAATTGCTCAAACATAACTTTGATAAAAGTAACACACACGGAATAATTCTCTCTTAAAAAGATTATACTTTATTGGTTATTTCTGGTGGTAGATTAGGTGTTACTGCAaggtgtaaaaaaataacatcacaAAACTCCCTCGTCCCTATTTGTTTGGTGGTCCTTGGTACTGCTTTGTATCCAGAGAAAATCTGAAAGTCTTGTTTCCTGTGCGGCAGCGCAGTTCTGTACAGTCTAAGCACAGATAATACGGCCCCTCTTCATGATTGTCAACCACATTCTGAGCAATGAAAGAACATTCAAAGATCATCACCCGTGATATACAGGTATGTAACTCCACTTCAATTGGATTCCACAGCACCTGAAGCTCTTGAAGGCGCTTCCTCAATTGCACAGTGAAGTCCCCAACACACCAGGCCAGGCTCACGTGGAAAGATGGATCCTACAAGACACGGCGGTGGCAATATGACGTTGATATAAGGCTACGATGACAAAACCAAAAGCATTTGTGCTAATCAACCTGATAAAAAGTATCCAGGTGAAATTCTGTCATTGTTTCATCAACCACTCGGATCAGATCCAGTAAGTGAGCGTGTCCATTTAGCACTTCCATCCCTAGGAATGTCCTGCAGGGGGAAAAACTGTCAGAAACTCAAATCACAAAACATGATatgttatatattttaaatttaagTAACAAGAGATATAATTTATAAAGAGAATATAGACAGTACCTTGTCTTCTCAGCGTTACAATAGACCTTCAGTCTGCTTGCTGAGCACACAAACCTATAAaacacacatttgcacattaaTTTAATTGTGCCTTATTGTGCATGTACAGACAGGTGATTCTGAAATACCCACCCTGTTGAGATTGGGTTTCAGAAATGGTACCACACCATGGTTTTAGGAGGGGTAGACAGAGGGAATAGATAGGAAGTAAGAGAGAAAGAAGGTTGttcttttttcaatcaatcaatcaatcaatctttatttatatagccctaaatcacaagtgtctcaaagggctgcacaagccacaacgacatcctcggtacaaagcccacatattttAAGGAAACTTAAACAGTGGTCTTTCTGCCGTTCTTAATGGGAAGTCCCGGATTTATGGGACAAATtgtgtacactgtaaaaactctttCAGTGGTATTGTCCATTCTACttcatttttaaaagtatatttattccaataaatcaatttatttttagagtttttgagttatctataagtaaaaagtgtgaatattttcgtaacttacttttttatgtgataaaattaattttaatggacttccaacataaattgatttagcaaaactcagttcaaaggtttatatcagacctaaaacgtcaggacccgcccacctgcatgcagctgtggaagaacaagcccagacacgtttcttcacggagtccaaggaaaacactttaccgaactcatgtaagtaaccatttatattgttaaaagtcagtatttgccaggatttaaatgtatacattttcaaaagcatggttcaatgttatatttagttgactacttttcccgccgaccgcaatttcgaatgtgctcttacctccaacagctcattaacttcaaccaaacattgtttatagctgtgaagtttatagttagcgttttctttgcgtggtagttttatattttattcttcagtttataagcagccacattaaagctgcttaactagcttgcattcaaagttgctagcagctagctaggtacacttgacagagctatctgaagccccctcagacctgctgtccatgcacactcctaggcaaaacgctACTCTTGTAAGAATAACACTCATTGTGTAAGTCTCAATCTCAACAATTCCCCCCCAAATCTCACCAGTAGTCACCATTTAAAGGGTAATTTTTCAAATTTGTCTTCCGTGGGGACATGCCCCCGGACCCCCTtactgttgctaggttaccaacttagaccaccgtggctacaaaaaaatctagaggaaatactgcaaatgagtatattagggtgtaaaaaaacagatataaagggctctcatcaggcttatatatccaagaggttagacatgaaccataacttgtcttttttgttctctctctccaatgacagatggggtggccctgtaagttgtgcagcactgttgtaccaaccaagagtgacattttaaagcattacagactgcaccatgggacctttggacacagccattccttgccttgcattcatgtaggttgcccatgctcttatacatcccttcgctctcatctgtcaagatgctagacttctcctctctgacaccaccgccagagagaatagctccactcccaccacattactggccttctctaccaacttgtccagtctgtttgcgtccctcgctctcagcccgctgccccagcaggccacggcgtacaagaaggcgcctgccaccaccgactcgtagaacatcttctattctattctattctattatcattctatttttcctgaccaagtttccattgtgacttggacatgacatactagactcactttttgcctgaaaatgtatactaatacccttaatatcagtaacggtcaacatttgctgtcttacagattaatgaagcgttccgaaggtgcactgctgttccactggaatcaacatttatgtcccaACTGGACAGGTACACGCCGAAACTCCTGGAGCTCTCCAGTGCAAAAGGAGGAGTGACTGCAGCGCATCAAGAACTTGTTGATGGAACTGATACAGGTGGGTTAAAAGTGGTTTAAAAGTTTAAACTGAATCTGTAATCATGCTCTAATAACGGTATCACAGATTTGGAGTAATATTGCCAACAAaattcaattatttattattcttctcttaactctaggacccaagtgcctctgcagtgaagaagagagatgtgactgtgagatgcctcatagagtacatgggagagagtggacaggagctaatctctgactactgtaagtattgtttaaaagcaggtttggatcagtctgatgtacaagcttaaattgggtttacttttatgtgaactgactgaaccagcagttgtcaggtggaggttgagcatgcagctagttggcaagagccccaggatagccaattagcatagcaccacagagtgatgcctttctgtcttgtgtttctgtttgccctaaaaaaacaatgcaaacaaaaaatactccccttaaacaagcattaaaacatttactttatatatatacatataacatattactgtttgtttgtttgttttaatttctggtggttctattcaggttttttatatgcaaattagaaatgccaataaaaaacatgtggctggaaatgcatctattgtaccaagtttaatgtacaagatctcaaattagaattaaaaagttttcaaaatggtcttcacaaaagtaatcattatctgaattaaatcacacaacttatattactgtaaatataaaattagatgtttgtttttttaattactgtttttgtatctcaaagggaactgcagagaccgctgttcatgaggacctggaaatgaagaatatgagcatctacatctgtcgtgagccaaatgcagtaggaatcatcattgagggagtaccagtccttactcatcttggaaacctggccaaagcatgctgcctacttctggggttgacgtatgcacttaatcttgagtatccatccaaactttccaaaacatttgaggtgtttcaaaaactttttgtgggacttgacacactgcgcccaaaaccaacccccaaattcatgactctcaaaaacaagcttctagcttaggcagtgagccatgactgtcagcttgcacttttgaacagctattttcttgtgtctgttcaaaatcattatacattgttcattaagtggaattcttcagaatgttgtaacggtttgtcctgttcaggttttatacaaagctccaggtcatcgtttctggtgtgtaaattaagtttttttatgttttatacacactaaattgccccactgtgaagctccagctggtcagaaggagggatctgtgagttgtttaagttaaaatgtttcaaaatatacacactgaaagacactacagtgaaggtgttctgcttgtgaattgttacagaagtacagataatcttaatgttaaattgttttagcaagaaactgtactgtgaatgttctaagtaaaacttgagatgctgaggtcatgcattctttcatgcactaaatactgatgttcttgactgttaataatgtccagcttattgacaggtttggatatggcttgtgaaaatgttttaatatgtatacggttaaaaaaagaaaactactgtgaaggtgttctatacagcactttaaaaagttgaggtcatgcattcttgtataatatggatgttgactgttcatactgtccagctcattgccactgtttttatatggtaatgatttaataaaggttggaatttgatatgtcttgattttttaattattattctaagtaattattttaagcagtttccattttcaaaacaaagaaagggtaggttggtcaaaattaataaaattgagtaaaatttttttttttcatttaaatgttacttattttaattaagttttgtgtgtttaatatgctgatgttttttttacattgattttactcaatttcttggctttttctgtaAACGCAACTTAATCTTTTTGCATAAATCGAAATACATATTAAGTTCTACTTACTCAAAACACCAATTAGTTGattaaactaacaaaaattgcttggaaaatgttgccttatttttattgagttagatctaggcaacagtttttacagtgtagagTGCAGCTAACCTTTTGCAGCGGGACAGGCCTGCCTTGAGgctctgtgtgaagggcaggatCCAGTGgtgttttagcaccactgtctgagaGAGGCTGAGATGGAGTTCCTCTTGTGGGGTCAAAATCACTCCAAAGGCAGCTGATGTCGAAAGAAGCTCTTCCATCATCTCCTCAAACTTCTCTTCAGGTTGGTCTTATAAGGCACGAGAATGGCATTTTTAAATTGTGATACCAACTCATCACAGGTTCAGTGTGTGTGTCACTCCTATATAATAAACACAAAGACTAATTTGTGCAAGACTTTTATCTTCACGTAACTATATTAAAAATCCAGCAATTATTTAAAATAAGCTGTTGCCAATTTTACAATtgctgggatttaaaaaaaatttttttttattagtttacAGCAGTATGCATTAACTAAACCATGCTGTGATCATAAAATGATTTGGTGTATTATTGTATActgtaataaacatttttttgcaatacTGAGTATCAGTCATAACACTCAACTCTATTGTGTACAGGTCTTACATGGAAAATAAACATAGGTGGCCCAGTTTCCTCTCTCGTGTTTAAAAGAGCGAACACGGCCACCATGCAGCAAGCTGTCCTCGTCCTGTGGGTCCACATCGTCTGGAAACATGGCGAGTAAACAACCAGGGATAGGCAGTCTGTTCAACAACACACAACCCAGTTGAACAGGTTAATTGAACAATTCCTTTAATATTGACAATTCAGAACAGTTCAGTCATACTCCAATGACAAAACAAAAGTATTGTCATGCACACAGTATTTCTTTACCACCCGCCAGCCACTAACTTGGGTGCAATCAAAGGATACAGGGAGACCTTTGGATATTTTTGAATTTGTACACTGGCTAaaaccatctattttctaccgcttgtccctctcagggttgcggggggtgctgaagcctatctcagctgcattcgggcagaaggcggtgattggcaacacaaaattgatcctagtgtgtgaatgttgtctgtctatctgtgttggctaaaACCAATCCAACTTAAAAGATAATGAATATACATTTTAAGATGTAATTAAATATAGGGATTAAGGAACACACTAATGCACTCTTTTTAAAGTCCCCAACAATTACATCTATGGATCTGTTGAAATTTACAACTGCAAAATAAATAGCTTGCTACCACCTAATATTCAAAAGATTTTCATTGATAGAGATGAAAATTATAATTTGAGGGGTACATTTAATTTAAAGCAGCTTTGTGTTACCACGACTGTTAAAAGTATGTTCATATTGGTTTGTGGTGTGACTCAATTAGAAGAGGAAAACCAACAAAGCAACAACATcattcaatttaaaaatacattaaacaaacatttttcaTGGATACAACAAAGAGGAGGAAACAAAATATCTTACgggtataatgtatttatacacaCTACATTTGGGTTTATTATTGTGAGCATatgcaaattaaattaaatatgataCATATTAATATACTTAATACTGTCAAGTAGCATTGATGATATTGAATCAGAATATCTGAGTGACAGGGCAGGACAATATAAGCTTTTGCTTCTTCCTGCCCCTTTTCAGACACACCATGTTTCtttgtattttgttgttgttttttttacaattctttTGGCACATGAAAATATTGTATTGGAGAAGTGTATTTCTTCAAATTGTGTAGCTGGTTTGTTGTGTTCTAAATAAATTGGTGAACTGAATTGAAAGGAAAAATAGCTGTGTAAAAGATGACAAAGCCGcttattgtatatattatttatgataTTCATTAGTATCCGCATTTCAACTTATTTCCTGTTACAGTTTGCCTTTTGTGCTGATTTCGTCTTTTATTCACCTGTATAATTATGGTATATGGCAGTGCTATTCAATGAAGAGGGacacagtttcaagagcccaaaggCTCGgggggccggacatcgaaatgtgaatgcttccgcaggttatatttcttagagactgtgtttacttaattgcaaaaataaacacatcggctttcacactgcactgtcaataaaataaacatttttgaagATTGATGCtcctttttaattatttttccttcctttgttttttttctttacacttcttccttcatttaggtttgtaaacctgtaaatataaacataaaataaacataacacaattataacatccattgtgtattttacataaataatgtccatagaAGTGTTAGTGTTaatatgttcacacaataaactacaaatgtttacacatacaGAAATTACATAATATTtacacaccaaacattgtataTGACGTATCACTATTCGCGGTGTCTCGCCCTCTCCTGGTCAAATTTAAAGTTAGTTAAAATccaaacgatagtcacacacacacacacacacacacacacacacacacacactagatgtggtgaaattatcctctgcatttgacccatccccatgttcaccccctgggaggtgaggggagaagtgagcagcagcggtggccgcgctcagaaatcatttggtgatttaacccccaattccaacccttgatgctgagtgccaagcagggaggaaacgggtcccatttttatagtctttggtatgactcggccggggtttgaactctcgactttccagtctcagggcagacactctaaccaaaaggccactgagcaggtttagcACTAAGTTTTAGCACTACAAACGGGGATCGATcattactctcagacaaaaaaacaacacgaccacgaatacaaagGACATCAC
Encoded proteins:
- the usb1 gene encoding U6 snRNA phosphodiesterase 1 isoform X2, giving the protein MLVGYSSSSDDEIEAGGEDADITGDTKSAKYNEKSRQDTDDDDCPSTKKQKSDEMYPTTRLPIPGCLLAMFPDDVDPQDEDSLLHGGRVRSFKHERGNWATYVYFPYQPEEKFEEMMEELLSTSAAFGVILTPQEELHLSLSQTVVLKHHWILPFTQSLKAGLSRCKRFVCSASRLKVYCNAEKTRTFLGMEVLNGHAHLLDLIRVVDETMTEFHLDTFYQDPSFHVSLAWCVGDFTVQLRKRLQELQNVVDNHEEGPYYLCLDCTELRCRTGNKTFRFSLDTKQYQGPPNK
- the usb1 gene encoding U6 snRNA phosphodiesterase 1 isoform X3, which codes for MYPTTRLPIPGCLLAMFPDDVDPQDEDSLLHGGRVRSFKHERGNWATYVYFPYQPEEKFEEMMEELLSTSAAFGVILTPQEELHLSLSQTVVLKHHWILPFTQSLKAGLSRCKRFVCSASRLKVYCNAEKTRTFLGMEVLNGHAHLLDLIRVVDETMTEFHLDTFYQDPSFHVSLAWCVGDFTVQLRKRLQELQVLWNPIEVELHTCISRVMIFECSFIAQNVVDNHEEGPYYLCLDCTELRCRTGNKTFRFSLDTKQYQGPPNK
- the usb1 gene encoding U6 snRNA phosphodiesterase 1 isoform X1, with protein sequence MLVGYSSSSDDEIEAGGEDADITGDTKSAKYNEKSRQDTDDDDCPSTKKQKSDEMYPTTRLPIPGCLLAMFPDDVDPQDEDSLLHGGRVRSFKHERGNWATYVYFPYQPEEKFEEMMEELLSTSAAFGVILTPQEELHLSLSQTVVLKHHWILPFTQSLKAGLSRCKRFVCSASRLKVYCNAEKTRTFLGMEVLNGHAHLLDLIRVVDETMTEFHLDTFYQDPSFHVSLAWCVGDFTVQLRKRLQELQVLWNPIEVELHTCISRVMIFECSFIAQNVVDNHEEGPYYLCLDCTELRCRTGNKTFRFSLDTKQYQGPPNK